Genomic window (Vampirovibrionales bacterium):
CGGGCCCAGGGTCTGGACTCGTGCCCAATGGTTGGATTCGACCCGCAGCAGGTCGCCGAACTGATTCGCCTGCCCCAAGACCACGTCATCAGCCTGATGATCGCCATCGGCGCGGCGCTGGAGCCCGCCCGTCCACGTGGGGGGCAGCTTGCGACCGAGGCCGTTCTGATTCAGGACCGGTTCGAGTCTCGCGCTTAAGGCTGCTTTTGAAGCCCTTAGGACGGCCTTTTACGCTATAGTATAAACCCGCCTTCCGACCAACCGAAAGCCCGTTTTCATCGCTATGTCCGCTCAGCCAGCCGAAAAGAAACCGATCGCCATCCCCTATCGCCGCGCGCCGGGGTGGGTTTACACCTTCGAGAACGGGCATACGCTGGTGTTCGTACCAAAACCCGGTGACGTATTCAACGTCAGCACGTGGGCGCGCACTGGATCGATTCACGAAACGGATGAAACCACGGGCATCTCGCACTTTCTGGAGCATCTTCTCTTTAAAGGCACAGCCCGCTTTGGTCCCGGCGAATTCGATCGGCGCATGGAAAGCATGGGCGCGGTGATTAACGCGGCGACCTGGAAAGATTTCACCTTCTACTACGTCACCGGCCCCAAGGGCGATGACGACCGCAATTTCCTCACGGCGCTGGACCTTCACGCCGATATGATGACCCAAGCCCTACTGCCCGAGGAAGAAATCGGCCAGCCTTTCGACCCGGACGCCCCGCCAGAGGCGCAGGAAACCGGCGACAAACGCGAGCGCGGCGTGGTGATTGAAGAAATCGGGATGCGCGGCGATCAGCCTTGGACCAAGCTCTTTAACGCGGTGAATCAGCGCATGTACCCGCCGGGGCACCCGTATCGGCGCGACGTCATCGGCACGCGCCGCAATATCGGGCTCGTGCCACGGCAAACGCTGGTGGATTACTACCGTCGCTGGTACGCGCCGGGCAATCTGATCACCATCATCGTGGGCGATCTGGACCCTGACACCCTGTGCGAGCGCGCCCAGAAAGTCTTTTGCTTTGAAACCGCCTCTACCGCCCGCGCCCTGACGCTTGCCGACGTCCCGCTCAACGCGCCGCCGCCCGCCGCAGCCCCCGATGTGGTGAAAGGCCAGTACAACACGGCCTTCTTCCTGATGGCAGCCCATGGTCCAACCCCTCAGGCGCTCGAAGAAACCGTCGCGCTGGATGTCCTGAGCTATGCGCTGGGTGAAGGCCATAGCTCGCGCATGAACCAGAACCTGATTGAAAAAGCTGCCGTCCCGCTGTTCAACTTCTTGTCCTGCGGGCAATCCACCCTGAAGCTCGGCAACACGTTCTACATTCAGGGCAATGTCGCCCCGCAAGAGGGCGAAGACGACGACGCCGCCATGACCCGCGCGCTGGAGCAGGTTCGCGCCGAGGTAGCCGCCCTGCTGGGCGATCGTCCGCTTTCGCAGACCGAACTCACCCGCGCCGTCAAGGCCCTCAAAGCCGACTTCGCCGAAACGTCGGAGACCGCCAGCGGAATCGCGGAATCCATCGGCGAAAGCCTTACCGTGTCAGACGGACTCGACTATTATCTGGGTTATCTTCAGGCCCTGGAAGGCCTTACGCTGGAGCGCGCGCGCGACTGCGCCCGCCGCTACCTCGCTCCTGAGCGCTTCTACATCGCCACCCTGTTGGGTGAAGATGGCGAGCCCCAGGACGGCTCCGCGCCGCAGGAGGCGGTCGCCCGATGCTGACTGCGCGCGCCGTCGATCTCGAAGAAGCTTCGCTTGCCTGCGGGGCGCGCGTTCTGCTGAATGCCCTGCCCGAATCGCCACGTCTGGCGATTGATTTCTTCTTGCCCGGCGGGGTTTCGTTTGAACCTGCGGTGGGCTTGTCGGATATGACCGATCGCCTGCTGCTGAAAGGCACGACCAGCCGCGATCAGGAAGCCATTGCAGAAGCAATCGACGACCTGAGTCTGGATCTCGACGCCGACGCCTCGCGCGATTACGCCATGATAGGCGCGACGCTGCTGGAAGAAGACCTCGACGCCTCGCTGGCGCTGATTGCCGACATCTTTTATAACGGCTCGCTGGCCGAATTCGAGCGCGAGAAGCAGCGCGCCGCCGGTGAACTCCTGATGGAGCTTGATGTTCCGCGATCGCGGGCTTCTGATCTCTTCTACCGCACGCTGTTTGAGGGGACGCCCTATGGCGTCACCACCAGCGTATTGCTGGAAAACCTCCCAGGCCTGACGCGCGTGGAAGACGTACGCGCCTTCTATGAAGGCGTGTTTCATCCGGAGCGGCTTCTGATTTCGGTTTCGGGCAACATCACGATGGATCGCGTCGTGGCGGCGCTCGATCGGCATTTTCCGCCAGCCCCGCAACGGGTGGCCTTGCCCACGACGTGCCCGGCGGCGGGGACCTTGAGCGCGTATCGCCTTAAAACCCCCCGCGCCGTAGGGTTCGCCCGTGAGGACGCGCAGCAAATCCATTTGTTTCAGGGATGGCTGGCCCCGTCGACCACGGATCCCGATTACTACCCGATGATGGCGCTTCACACGCTGCTTGGCGGCGCAGGACTAACTTCCCGACTATTTATTGAGCTGCGCGACAAGCAGGGCCTGGCGTATCAGGTTCGTTCCGCTTATGACGCCTTTCGGCATCAGGGTCTGTTCGTTATGTACATCGGGGCGGACCCCCAGAATCGCGACCGTTGCGTAGCAGGATTCCAGACCGAGTGCCAGAAGCTCATGGACACGCCGGTTTCTCAGAAAGAACTCGGGGAAACCCTCGATAATATTCTGGGACGGCGGGCCGTGTATCTGGAAACCACCGGCCAGCAAGCCAGTTATATCGGCTCCAACCTGATGATGGGCCGCGGCGTGGAAGATTTGGGTCGCGTGCGCGAACGCCTGCAAGCCGTCACCGTCGACGACGTGCAGCGCATGGCCCGGCGTACATTTTCGCAACCAGGCGTATTGGCCATTGCAGGCCCGTCTCAGACCATCGCCCCGCTGCTCGACTCGCCCCCGCTTTCCTGACGCCCGTTACGTCCTCGAAAAAGGCTTGTGTTATGACGCCTGATCATCCGCGCTGGCCCGAATACGAAGCCCGGTTCCGGGAATTGGCCTTTCTCGCTGACGAAACGTCGCTGGCCGACGCGCCGGCCATGAACGAGTGCCGCTACTACCTATGCCTGTACGGCGAAAACGGCCTGAGCGTCGACGAGGAATTCGCCTTTCTGGACGCCATGGAAAGCTTTGCAGGCAAATCGCTTTGCAAACGCAGCATCCAGACCGGATATTGGGAAGATATTCTCCTGTTTGTCCCCTAACCGGGCGGGAACACAGGATTAGCGCGCATCAGCAGCCAGCCGCGACTGCAAGTAAGCGACCACGCCGTCGGCAATAGCGTTGGCTTCCGCTTCCTGGCGGGCGTCACTGGCAACATCGCGCAATTCCTGCGGGTTTGAGACGTATCCCACTTCACACAGGATGGCGGGAATCTGGGTGTGGTGGATGACGTAGAACATCGCTTTACGAACGCCGCGATCCGGCGCGCCGACCTGATTCACCAGTTTCTGGTGGACTTTATCAGCGAGTAGTCTGCTTTGCGGCGTGTAGTAATAGGTTTCAAGCCCGTAGATAGAGGGGTTTACGCTGGCATTATGATGAACACTGACAAAAACATCCGGGCTGATGCGGTTGGAAATCTCAGTGATTTGGCGCAGCTCCAGAAATGTATCGCTGTCACGGGTCATGCTCACTTTGACGCCGCGCGCTTCCAGGGCTCGCCGCAGTTTCAGGGCCACGCGCAGGTTCAAATCCTTTTCCAGAAAGCCTTCTCGGGCGGCGCCCTGATCTTTTCCGCCGTGACCGGCATCTACGACAACGCGTGCGGCAAACGGGGCCTTGACGAGGGGACCGCCCGGCTTATAGGCGACTTGCGAGGCCGGGGCGAGTAAGAGCGTCAAGGCGCGGCTATCGGCGGCATCCGGCTGGACAACCGCCTCCCACTTGGCATCTTTGTCGAGCGTGAGGATAAACTTACTGTTGGGCTGGCCCACGCTCAGGGGCTCAACCCGCATCCGCTCAATCTGCGGGAATCGCGCGCGATCAAAGCCCACTTCGCCGGGCCGTGCCGCAATATTGAGGAGTTCCAGTTGCACGCGGTCGCCGCGGCGCAGCATCCGGTACATTGCCGGGGCGCTGGCAATCAGGCGCAGGCGGGCCCCGCCTTGCGCGTCCGCATCCAGCGTGATGCGCTCCAAGGCGCCCATAGCCGTCTCCTTCGGCAGTTGGCGCATGTCGCGGTCATCCAGATTAGCCGAAAGCGTCATGGTACGCTGATCCGAACCCGGAAAAGCGAGCTGAAAGCGGTCCGGCGCCGGCGTTTCCATCACCAGCCGGACGGTCTGCGCGTCAAATTGACCGACCCGAATGCTTTTGAGCAGGGCGTTAGGCGGCAGATGAATGGCCCCGGCCAGATCACGCGAACTCAAAGCCGCCTGATTGAGGTCAATCACCAGACGCTGGGGATCGCTAAGCTTGAAACGGTTCTTCACCACGATGTGTTCCGGGCGCGTGGGGTCGCTAATCAGGTAGAGCTGACCATCGCGATAGAAGACATCCGTAATCGCCGTTTGGCCGGCGGGAACCG
Coding sequences:
- a CDS encoding insulinase family protein, which codes for MSAQPAEKKPIAIPYRRAPGWVYTFENGHTLVFVPKPGDVFNVSTWARTGSIHETDETTGISHFLEHLLFKGTARFGPGEFDRRMESMGAVINAATWKDFTFYYVTGPKGDDDRNFLTALDLHADMMTQALLPEEEIGQPFDPDAPPEAQETGDKRERGVVIEEIGMRGDQPWTKLFNAVNQRMYPPGHPYRRDVIGTRRNIGLVPRQTLVDYYRRWYAPGNLITIIVGDLDPDTLCERAQKVFCFETASTARALTLADVPLNAPPPAAAPDVVKGQYNTAFFLMAAHGPTPQALEETVALDVLSYALGEGHSSRMNQNLIEKAAVPLFNFLSCGQSTLKLGNTFYIQGNVAPQEGEDDDAAMTRALEQVRAEVAALLGDRPLSQTELTRAVKALKADFAETSETASGIAESIGESLTVSDGLDYYLGYLQALEGLTLERARDCARRYLAPERFYIATLLGEDGEPQDGSAPQEAVARC
- a CDS encoding insulinase family protein; this encodes MLTARAVDLEEASLACGARVLLNALPESPRLAIDFFLPGGVSFEPAVGLSDMTDRLLLKGTTSRDQEAIAEAIDDLSLDLDADASRDYAMIGATLLEEDLDASLALIADIFYNGSLAEFEREKQRAAGELLMELDVPRSRASDLFYRTLFEGTPYGVTTSVLLENLPGLTRVEDVRAFYEGVFHPERLLISVSGNITMDRVVAALDRHFPPAPQRVALPTTCPAAGTLSAYRLKTPRAVGFAREDAQQIHLFQGWLAPSTTDPDYYPMMALHTLLGGAGLTSRLFIELRDKQGLAYQVRSAYDAFRHQGLFVMYIGADPQNRDRCVAGFQTECQKLMDTPVSQKELGETLDNILGRRAVYLETTGQQASYIGSNLMMGRGVEDLGRVRERLQAVTVDDVQRMARRTFSQPGVLAIAGPSQTIAPLLDSPPLS
- a CDS encoding N-acetylmuramoyl-L-alanine amidase, translating into MIPLHSAVSLSRSLSRRGLSACLLIVLAWGFASLAGAWAEAIRVLGASIDPANGALVIQCSQPLTSYNQFTTLKLASPYRFVVDLPDARLSAPASTQTVRRGGIQTVQTSQNRSPFYSAVRVVVTVDSNEILTRLQAQTDGKALVVSGFDTAPEPVASTLPARSSQQPPLLPASSPLADAPAAVPAGQTAITDVFYRDGQLYLISDPTRPEHIVVKNRFKLSDPQRLVIDLNQAALSSRDLAGAIHLPPNALLKSIRVGQFDAQTVRLVMETPAPDRFQLAFPGSDQRTMTLSANLDDRDMRQLPKETAMGALERITLDADAQGGARLRLIASAPAMYRMLRRGDRVQLELLNIAARPGEVGFDRARFPQIERMRVEPLSVGQPNSKFILTLDKDAKWEAVVQPDAADSRALTLLLAPASQVAYKPGGPLVKAPFAARVVVDAGHGGKDQGAAREGFLEKDLNLRVALKLRRALEARGVKVSMTRDSDTFLELRQITEISNRISPDVFVSVHHNASVNPSIYGLETYYYTPQSRLLADKVHQKLVNQVGAPDRGVRKAMFYVIHHTQIPAILCEVGYVSNPQELRDVASDARQEAEANAIADGVVAYLQSRLAADAR